A genomic segment from Aegilops tauschii subsp. strangulata cultivar AL8/78 chromosome 1, Aet v6.0, whole genome shotgun sequence encodes:
- the LOC109759016 gene encoding uncharacterized protein — MGLFSWWRGSRRGSPEQAPNQQPAKGAGGAQAQVAVPGTHGAVEVLRQRQPDATVFEFGSAAESGTAVTLAGYCPVSDELEPCRWELVPATGEGAPQFRIVF, encoded by the coding sequence ATGGGGCTCTTCTCGTGGTGGAGGGGCTCCCGCCGCGGCTCGCCGGAGCAGGCCCCGAACCAGCAGCCGGCGAAGGGAGCGGGAGGCGCGCAGGCCCAGGTGGCCGTCCCCGGCACCCATGGGGCGGTGGAGGTGCTGCGGCAGCGGCAGCCGGACGCGACGGTCTTCGAGTTCGGGTCGGCGGCGGAGTCCGGCACCGCCGTCACGCTCGCAGGGTACTGCCCCGTCTCCGACGAGCTCGAGCCGTGCCGCTGGGAGCTGGTGCCCGCCACCGGCGAGGGCGCACCGCAGTTCCGCATCGTGTTCTGA